A window of the Pogona vitticeps strain Pit_001003342236 chromosome 4, PviZW2.1, whole genome shotgun sequence genome harbors these coding sequences:
- the MRPL53 gene encoding large ribosomal subunit protein mL53 has translation MLNGFLGNVVFRLFDALPSPPLSPFGRPGSRQTPEKMARPFAHKAGVSLKWVKSISVRFCPFESNVESTRHFLECVFARKAYKTNMNCDVKTEVRHDGSEPIIDVTFVDGEKLIMKAANLTIRDMLDVFKSKCELRDLKS, from the exons ATGTTGAAtggatttctgggaaatgtagttttccGCTTATTCGACGccttaccttccccccccctttctccttttggTCGCCCAGGGTCACGACAAACGCCAGAGAAGATGGCGCGGCCCTTCGCGCACAAGGCGGGGGTGTCGTTAAAGTGGGTGAAGAGCATCTCCGTCCGCTTCTGCCCTTTCGAGTCCAACGTGGAAAGCACCAG ACATTTTCTTGAATGCGTGTTTGCAAGGAAAGCCTACAAAACCAACATGAACTGTGATGTGAAAACAGAAGTAAGGCATGATGGATCTGAACCCATAATAGACGTCACATTTG TTGATGGTGAAAAACTGATTATGAAAGCAGCTAACTTAACAATCCGTGACATGTTAGATGTGTTCAAGTCAAAATGTGAACTCAGAGATCTTAAGTCATAA